A stretch of Mycobacterium sp. ITM-2016-00316 DNA encodes these proteins:
- a CDS encoding TetR/AcrR family transcriptional regulator yields the protein MATKARSRPQQQRAREMRRRLLDAALQLITKRGIQALTTQAIADTAHVSIGTVYRYFPDRAGILAELVDEATRDISFELVRGVSAAMDRDVPDAAHIVVDTLTTAYEKHAPILHAALNSSSFDIPAYLNHTAMDEIERSLLPLGNAIPSRTRPDLDADQLQDLVFVTMGVTSSACLRMALQRPPGSDRDAMVALTARMLAAALTP from the coding sequence ATGGCCACCAAAGCCCGGTCCCGGCCCCAGCAGCAACGGGCCCGCGAGATGCGCCGCCGACTGCTCGACGCCGCCCTGCAACTGATCACCAAACGGGGCATCCAGGCGCTGACTACTCAGGCCATCGCCGACACCGCGCACGTCAGTATCGGCACTGTGTATCGGTACTTTCCGGACCGCGCCGGCATCCTCGCCGAGCTGGTCGACGAGGCCACGCGCGACATCTCCTTCGAACTCGTACGCGGGGTCAGCGCCGCCATGGACCGCGATGTTCCCGATGCCGCCCACATCGTGGTCGACACCCTGACCACCGCCTACGAGAAGCACGCACCGATCCTGCACGCGGCGCTAAACTCCTCATCTTTCGACATCCCCGCCTACCTCAATCACACCGCGATGGACGAGATCGAACGCAGCCTGCTGCCACTGGGCAATGCCATCCCAAGCCGCACCCGACCGGACCTCGACGCCGACCAGTTGCAGGATCTGGTGTTCGTCACGATGGGTGTGACCTCGAGTGCCTGCCTTCGTATGGCGCTGCAGCGCCCACCCGGCTCGGACCGCGACGCGATGGTCGCGCTGACCGCCAGGATGCTGGCGGCGGCGCTCACCCCGTAG